A genomic segment from Coccinella septempunctata chromosome 3, icCocSept1.1, whole genome shotgun sequence encodes:
- the LOC123308954 gene encoding histone H2A, protein MSGRGKGGKVKGKAKSRSNRAGLQFPVGRIHRLLRKGNYAERVGAGAPVYLAAVMEYLAAEVLELAGNAARDNKKTRIIPRHLQLAIRNDEELNKLLSGVTIAQGGVLPNIQAVLLPKKTEKKS, encoded by the coding sequence ATGTCGGGTCGTGGCAAAGGTGGTAAAGTTAAGGGTAAAGCGAAGTCTCGTTCAAATAGAGCGGGATTACAGTTTCCCGTTGGACGTATCCATCGATTGTTGCGAAAGGGAAATTACGCCGAACGAGTAGGAGCGGGAGCACCCGTTTACCTGGCAGCCGTGATGGAATATCTCGCTGCTGAAGTATTGGAATTGGCCGGTAACGCCGCTAGAGACAACAAGAAGACTAGGATCATTCCACGCCATCTTCAGTTGGCCATTAGAAACGACGAAGAATTGAACAAGTTACTCTCTGGAGTCACTATTGCCCAGGGCGGAGTTTTACCAAATATCCAAGCGGTACTTTTGCCGAAAAAGACCGAAAAGAAATCGTAA
- the LOC123308959 gene encoding histone H4, producing MTGRGKGGKGLGKGGAKRHRKVLRDNIQGITKPAIRRLARRGGVKRISGLIYEETRGVLKVFLENVIRDAVTYTEHAKRKTVTAMDVVYALKRQGRTLYGFGG from the coding sequence ATGACTGGTCGAGGTAAAGGTGGTAAGGGTTTGGGCAAAGGTGGAGCCAAGCGTCATAGGAAAGTACTCCGAGACAACATCCAAGGTATCACCAAACCAGCTATCAGGAGATTGGCTAGGCGTGGAGGTGTCAAGCGTATTTCTGGTCTCATTTACGAAGAAACTCGTGGAGTGTTGAAGGTGTTTCTGGAAAATGTTATCAGGGACGCTGTCACATATACCGAACATGCAAAAAGAAAAACCGTTACCGCCATGGACGTTGTATATGCCCTCAAACGTCAAGGACGTACATTGTACGGTTTCGGCGGTTGA
- the LOC123308950 gene encoding histone H3, translating into MARTKQTARKSTGGKAPRKQLATKAARKSAPATGGVKKPHRYRPGTVALREIRRYQKSTELLIRKLPFQRLVREIAQDFKTDLRFQSSAVMALQEASEAYLVGLFEDTNLCAIHAKRVTIMPKDIQLARRIRGERA; encoded by the coding sequence ATGGCTCGTACTAAGCAGACTGCTAGAAAGTCGACCGGGGGTAAGGCTCCGCGAAAACAATTAGCCACCAAAGCTGCACGTAAAAGTGCTCCAGCCACAGGCGGTGTGAAGAAACCTCACCGTTACCGTCCGGGAACCGTTGCTTTACGTGAGATACGACGTTATCAGAAGAGTACCGAGTTGCTGATCCGTAAATTGCCCTTCCAGAGGTTGGTACGTGAGATCGCTCAGGATTTCAAAACTGATCTCAGATTTCAAAGTTCCGCCGTAATGGCACTTCAAGAAGCTAGCGAAGCTTATTTGGTTGGACTCTTCGAGGATACCAACTTGTGTGCGATCCACGCCAAAAGAGTAACTATCATGCCGAAGGACATTCAACTTGCTAGACGTATCAGGGGTGAACGTGCCTAA
- the LOC123310209 gene encoding histone H1B-like: protein MSSSTSESEVRQATTPASAVGKTLKKAEKKTSAKSKHVKPSHPPTSDMVNSAIKGLKERSGSSLQAIKKYIGSNYKVDSEKLAPFIRKYLKSAVQSGSLIQTKGKGASGSFKLAAGGSTTNASKKVAKKSVKSADGANKNASPTTAADKKNKSLARSTSTASRSKKRAAVATEKKKPKLTKSPSKAKKAIKSPTKKPKAPKPKTVKSVTAPKKVTSPKKKK from the coding sequence ATGTCATCATCAACCTCCGAGTCtgaagtgcgacaggcaactacGCCCGCTAGTGCTGTTGGTAAGACGCTAAAAAAAGCCGAGAAAAAAACCTCGGCAAAGTCGAAACATGTCAAACCCAGCCATCCTCCAACTTCCGATATGGTTaacagtgccatcaaaggattgAAAGAAAGGAGCGGATCCTCGTTGCAAGCTATCAAGAAATACATCGGTTCGAATTACAAGGTCGATTCTGAAAAACTTGCACCGTTCATAAGAAAATATCTCAAGTCCGCTGTACAGTCCGGTTCCTTGATTCAAACCAAAGGAAAAGGAGCGTCTGGTTCTTTCAAATTGGCCGCTGGCGGATCTACAACAAACGCGTCGAAGAAAGTTGCGAAAAAATCGGTCAAGTCGGCCGATGGAGCAAATAAGAATGCATCACCTACAACGGCAGCCGACAAGAAGAACAAATCACTTGCCAGGTCTACATCAACAGCGAGTAGGTCGAAAAAGAGAGCGGCTGTTGCTACAGAAAAGAAGAAGCCAAAATTAACGAAATCTCCCTCTAAAGCTAAGAAGGCAATCAAATCGCCGACGAAGAAGCCCAAAGCACCGAAACCAAAAACGGTCAAATCAGTAACGGCTCCGAAGAAAGTTACGTCTCCcaaaaagaaaaagtaa